Proteins co-encoded in one Medicago truncatula cultivar Jemalong A17 chromosome 8, MtrunA17r5.0-ANR, whole genome shotgun sequence genomic window:
- the LOC11419889 gene encoding transcription termination factor MTERF2, chloroplastic translates to MLRFLSIGSKKIHHLTFTTAVIKVFPVFTPATYSTKVPAQNEVELQNVKDEWKDATEVLSKWGCGDDDLTRIFTRCPSLRNADPSQVQSKLRLLSDLGLGSAELVKIINCRPRFFRTRLNHNFDERLDSLMSVFDSKAMLHKAIARNPSLLCENSYDIERIVKQYEELGVPKRDLVQMMILRPTVISRTSFDDEKMEYISRIGLSKDSKLYKYVVTLIGISRVETIREKVLNFTKYGFSDDEIFCLFGKSPNILTLSIDKVQRNMTFILGTMKLEANIIFTYPYLLFSNMETVLKPRVLLAMKVQNMDSNMKTPSILRALRMSEERFFNTFVRCHDKEIADELMEFYKRTKQVKRLAVSSRNWTTRGFPF, encoded by the coding sequence ATGCTTCGGTTTCTTTCAATTGggtcaaaaaaaattcaccatTTGACATTCACCACAGCAGTTATAAAAGTTTTCCCAGTTTTTACGCCTGCCACCTATTCGACGAAAGTCCCAGCTCAAAATGAGGTTGAACTGCAAAATGTTAAAGATGAATGGAAGGATGCTACTGAAGTTTTGAGTAAATGGGGATGTGGTGATGATGATTTGACGAGAATATTCACTCGTTGCCCGTCTTTGCGCAATGCAGATCCTTCTCAGGTTCAGTCGAAACTTCGCTTGCTCAGTGATTTGGGTTTAGGGTCAGCTGAGCTTGTAAAGATTATCAATTGTAGGCCTCGATTTTTCAGGACTCGGCTTAACCATAATTTCGACGAGAGGCTTGACTCTCTTATGTCAGTGTTTGACTCAAAGGCAATGCTTCATAAGGCCATTGCAAGAAACCCTTCATTGCTGTGTGAAAATAGCTATGACATTGAACGTATTGTTAAACAATATGAAGAGTTAGGTGTACCGAAAAGGGACTTGGTTCAAATGATGATTCTGCGACCGACTGTTATTTCGAGAACTTCCTTTGACGACGAGAAGATGGAATATATAAGTAGGATTGGACTTTCGAAGGATTCGAAATTGTACAAATATGTGGTGACATTAATAGGCATCTCTCGTGTGGAAACAATTCGCGAAAAGGTGTTGAATTTTACAAAGTATGGTTTTTCGGATGATGAAATATTCTGTCTTTTTGGGAAGTCTCCTAATATTTTGACATTGTCAATTGATAAGGTTCAAAGGAACATGACTTTCATTTTAGGCACAATGAAGCTTGAAGCTAACATAATCTTTACGTACCCATATCTGTTGTTTTCAAATATGGAGACTGTTTTGAAGCCAAGAGTGCTTCTAGCAATGAAGGTACAAAATATGGATTCTAATATGAAAACACCCTCAATACTTAGAGCATTGAGGATGTCCGAGGAGAGGTTTTTCAATACGTTTGTCAGATGCCATGATAAGGAAATTGCTGATGAGTTAATGGAATTTTATAAAAGGACAAAACAGGTCAAGAGATTAGCAGTTTCATCAAGGAATTGGACTACTAGAGGATTCCCTTTCTGA